Proteins from one Parvibaculum lavamentivorans DS-1 genomic window:
- a CDS encoding sensor histidine kinase, whose protein sequence is MNAIIGFSDMMDKQLFGPLGDRRYAEYIVDIKGAGMHLLSLVNDILDLSRIELDGLNLSLQEIDIDGICNNCLAIIRGRAEESKIRLNFLAETPYPEIETDERRLKQILINLLNNAVKFTPAGGTVTLELQANPDGGAIIRVRDTSIGMTHEEIERALQPFWHADTGLDRSFEGAGLGLALVGKLLELMHGNLHIQSEVGVGTVVSVTLPQSIVPKEGESPALAAVA, encoded by the coding sequence CTGAATGCAATAATTGGCTTTTCAGATATGATGGATAAACAGCTCTTTGGTCCCCTGGGCGATCGCCGATATGCGGAATACATTGTCGACATCAAGGGCGCCGGCATGCATTTATTGTCGTTGGTAAATGATATTCTGGATCTCTCTCGCATTGAACTCGATGGATTGAATCTCAGCCTTCAGGAAATTGATATCGACGGAATCTGCAACAATTGCCTCGCGATCATTCGCGGCCGCGCCGAAGAAAGTAAGATCCGGTTGAATTTTCTGGCGGAAACGCCCTATCCGGAAATCGAAACGGATGAGCGCAGATTGAAGCAGATACTCATCAATCTTCTGAACAACGCGGTCAAGTTTACGCCCGCCGGCGGGACAGTTACGCTTGAACTGCAAGCCAATCCTGATGGTGGCGCCATTATTCGAGTTCGCGACACCAGCATAGGCATGACCCACGAGGAAATCGAGAGGGCGTTGCAACCCTTCTGGCACGCCGATACAGGTCTCGATCGCTCGTTCGAGGGTGCCGGCCTTGGCTTGGCTCTGGTAGGAAAACTTCTGGAGCTGATGCACGGAAACCTGCACATTCAAAGCGAAGTGGGTGTGGGCACCGTGGTTTCGGTGACATTGCCGCAATCGATTGTCCCGAAGGAAGGCGAGTCACCGGCTCTGGCAGCCGTCGCCTGA
- a CDS encoding phytanoyl-CoA dioxygenase family protein, which produces MPKLQMLPAGASTDEILDVLKRDGALILTGVLSRQELDQVLAETMPYIDATPNGADDFVGHKTTRTGALVARSAKCRDLVSHPMIVKAAETFLKPFCERIQLHLTQVIRIRPGQTAQAIHRDRWAWGTHLKNVEPQFNTIWAISDFTKENGATQVCPGSLGWPDDYQPTEDQIGYAEMPAGSVLVYSGGVFHGGGANVSNGDRIGINITYTLGWLRQEENQYLSCPPEIARTLPRELQALIGYSMGGYALGYYSPPGAPGEGPESVPPEYALGHTETAISTLGSADLLESIRDEIRGEKQTA; this is translated from the coding sequence ATGCCGAAACTTCAGATGCTGCCCGCGGGCGCCTCTACCGATGAAATCCTCGACGTGCTGAAACGCGACGGCGCCCTCATTCTGACGGGCGTGCTGAGCCGCCAGGAACTCGATCAGGTTCTCGCCGAGACCATGCCCTATATCGACGCGACGCCGAACGGTGCGGATGATTTCGTCGGTCACAAGACGACGCGCACCGGCGCGCTCGTGGCGCGTTCGGCCAAGTGCCGCGACCTCGTTTCCCACCCGATGATCGTCAAGGCGGCGGAAACCTTCCTGAAGCCCTTCTGCGAGCGCATCCAGCTCCATCTGACGCAGGTAATCCGCATTCGTCCCGGCCAGACGGCGCAGGCAATCCACCGCGACCGCTGGGCCTGGGGCACGCACCTGAAGAATGTAGAACCGCAGTTCAATACGATCTGGGCGATCAGCGACTTCACGAAGGAAAACGGCGCCACACAGGTCTGCCCCGGCAGCCTCGGCTGGCCGGATGATTATCAGCCGACGGAAGATCAGATCGGTTATGCGGAAATGCCGGCCGGTTCAGTGCTGGTCTATTCCGGCGGCGTCTTCCATGGCGGCGGCGCAAACGTCTCCAATGGCGACCGCATCGGCATCAACATCACCTACACGCTTGGCTGGCTGCGTCAGGAAGAGAACCAGTATCTCTCCTGCCCGCCTGAAATCGCGAGAACGCTTCCGCGCGAGCTGCAGGCGCTGATCGGCTATTCGATGGGGGGCTATGCGCTTGGCTATTACTCGCCGCCGGGCGCCCCCGGCGAAGGCCCCGAAAGCGTGCCGCCCGAATATGCCCTCGGTCACACGGAGACCGCCATCTCCACGCTTGGCAGCGCGGACCTGCTCGAAAGCATCCGTGACGAAATCAGGGGCGAGAAGCAGACGGCCTAG
- the kdsA gene encoding 3-deoxy-8-phosphooctulonate synthase: MPANQTVRIGNLEIANDKPFVLIAGPCQLETRQHAFDMAGAVKEITDRLGIGFIYKTSFDKANRTSRNATRGLGLELALPIFEDLKKELGLPVLTDVHERDQCAEVASVVDVLQIPAFLCRQTDLLEAAAQTGKVVNVKKGQFLAPWDMKNVVNKVVDAGNPNVLATERGVSFGYNTLVNDMRALPIMKEQCRCPVVIDATHSVQQPGGQGTASGGDRRMVPHIATAAVSLGVAAVFIETHQDPDNAPSDGPNMVKLDELEALLARLRKFDELAKVA, translated from the coding sequence ATGCCCGCGAACCAGACCGTCAGGATCGGCAACCTCGAAATCGCCAACGACAAGCCCTTCGTGCTGATCGCGGGACCCTGCCAGCTCGAAACGCGGCAGCATGCTTTCGACATGGCGGGCGCGGTGAAGGAAATCACAGACCGGCTGGGCATCGGCTTCATCTACAAGACGTCATTCGACAAGGCGAATCGCACGAGCCGCAACGCGACGCGCGGCCTCGGCCTCGAACTGGCGCTGCCGATCTTCGAAGACCTGAAGAAGGAACTCGGCCTGCCGGTGCTGACGGACGTACATGAACGCGATCAATGCGCGGAAGTGGCGAGTGTTGTCGACGTGCTGCAGATCCCGGCCTTTCTCTGCCGCCAGACGGACCTGCTGGAAGCGGCAGCGCAGACAGGCAAGGTCGTCAATGTGAAGAAGGGCCAGTTCCTCGCGCCCTGGGACATGAAGAACGTCGTCAACAAGGTGGTGGATGCGGGCAATCCGAACGTGCTCGCGACCGAGCGCGGCGTGAGCTTCGGCTACAACACGCTGGTGAACGACATGCGCGCGCTGCCGATCATGAAAGAGCAGTGCCGGTGCCCCGTCGTGATCGACGCGACGCATTCCGTGCAGCAGCCGGGCGGGCAGGGCACGGCATCGGGCGGCGACCGCCGCATGGTGCCTCATATTGCCACCGCCGCCGTATCGCTCGGTGTCGCCGCCGTCTTCATCGAAACCCACCAGGACCCGGACAATGCACCGTCCGACGGGCCCAACATGGTGAAGCTCGACGAGCTTGAGGCGCTGCTCGCGCGCCTCAGGAAGTTCGACGAGTTGGCGAAGGTGGCCTAG
- a CDS encoding CTP synthase, which translates to MTRYIFITGGVVSSLGKGLASAALGALLQARGYSVRLRKLDPYLNVDPGTMSPIQHGEVYVTDDGAETDLDLGHYERFTGVPASRADNITTGRIYQEIIQRERRGDYLGGTVQVIPHVTDAIKEFVLSGNLDVDFVLCEIGGTVGDIEGLPFFEAIRQLGNELDRGQTCYIHLTLLPFIPSAGEMKTKPTQHSVKELRSIGIQPDILMCRCDRPIPKDERRKIALFCNVRETAVIQAMDVDTIYDVPNAYHLEGLDDEVLSVFGIKGSKEPNLAKWQTIAHNIREPEGDVTIAIVGKYTGLKDAYKSLSEALVHGGIANKVRVNVKWVESEVFDTEDTAFYLEDVDGILVPGGFGERGSEGKIRAAQFARTRNVPYFGICFGMQMAVIEALRNVGGLEGASSTEFGPTNEPVVGLMTEWMRENELVKRAAHGDLGGTMRLGAYDAMLAEGSRVAQIYGSTVISERHRHRYEVNMTYREQIEAAGLLMSGVSPDGLLPEIIEIPDHPWYIGVQYHPELKSKPFEPHPLFRSFVEAAVEQSRLV; encoded by the coding sequence ATGACGCGGTACATTTTCATCACCGGCGGCGTGGTTTCCTCCCTCGGCAAGGGTCTCGCTTCCGCAGCGCTCGGTGCGCTCCTGCAGGCGCGCGGCTATTCCGTGCGTTTGAGGAAACTCGACCCTTATCTCAATGTGGATCCCGGCACGATGTCGCCGATCCAGCATGGCGAAGTCTATGTGACCGATGACGGGGCGGAGACGGATCTCGACCTCGGCCATTACGAGCGCTTCACCGGCGTACCGGCGAGCCGCGCCGACAACATCACCACCGGCCGCATCTATCAGGAGATCATCCAGCGCGAACGGCGCGGCGATTATCTCGGCGGCACGGTGCAGGTGATTCCGCATGTAACGGACGCCATCAAGGAATTCGTGCTCTCCGGCAATCTCGACGTGGACTTCGTGCTGTGCGAAATCGGCGGCACGGTGGGCGACATCGAGGGCCTGCCTTTCTTCGAGGCGATCCGCCAGCTCGGCAACGAGCTTGACCGCGGCCAGACCTGCTACATCCATCTGACGCTGCTGCCGTTCATTCCCTCGGCCGGCGAGATGAAGACCAAGCCGACGCAGCACTCCGTGAAGGAGCTGCGCTCCATCGGCATCCAGCCCGACATCCTGATGTGCCGCTGCGACCGCCCCATCCCGAAGGACGAGCGCCGCAAGATCGCGCTGTTCTGCAATGTGCGCGAGACGGCCGTCATCCAGGCGATGGATGTCGACACGATCTACGACGTGCCGAACGCCTATCACCTCGAAGGGCTGGACGACGAAGTGCTGTCGGTCTTCGGCATCAAGGGCTCGAAGGAACCGAACCTCGCCAAGTGGCAGACCATCGCCCACAACATCCGCGAGCCCGAAGGCGATGTGACGATTGCGATCGTCGGCAAGTACACAGGGCTGAAGGACGCCTACAAGTCGCTTTCCGAGGCTCTGGTGCATGGCGGCATCGCCAACAAGGTGCGCGTGAACGTGAAATGGGTGGAGTCCGAAGTCTTCGATACCGAGGACACGGCTTTCTATCTGGAAGATGTCGACGGCATTCTTGTGCCGGGCGGTTTCGGCGAGCGCGGCTCCGAGGGAAAGATCCGCGCGGCGCAATTCGCGCGCACGCGCAACGTGCCCTATTTCGGCATCTGTTTCGGCATGCAGATGGCTGTGATCGAGGCGCTGCGCAATGTCGGCGGCCTCGAGGGCGCGAGCTCGACGGAGTTCGGCCCGACCAACGAACCGGTCGTCGGCCTCATGACGGAATGGATGCGCGAGAACGAACTGGTGAAGCGTGCCGCGCATGGCGATCTCGGCGGCACCATGCGGCTCGGGGCCTATGACGCCATGCTGGCGGAGGGAAGCCGCGTCGCGCAGATTTACGGATCGACCGTCATCAGCGAGCGCCATCGGCACCGCTACGAAGTGAACATGACCTATCGCGAACAGATCGAGGCGGCGGGACTTCTGATGTCCGGTGTCTCGCCTGACGGGCTGCTGCCGGAGATCATCGAGATACCGGATCATCCCTGGTATATCGGCGTGCAATATCATCCGGAGCTGAAGTCGAAGCCGTTCGAGCCGCATCCGCTGTTCCGTTCCTTCGTGGAAGCGGCGGTCGAGCAGAGCCGTCTGGTGTAG
- the secG gene encoding preprotein translocase subunit SecG yields MATIILIIHLILALALVATVLLQRSEGGALGIGGGGDGFMSGRGAGNALTRATAVLAALFITTSLVLGILASRGGSADGILDRIAPPTAGGDETVPDVPAPLGSEFPDLEQTPAANQPETATDEAPAAPVQAPEPAEPGVPRAQ; encoded by the coding sequence ATGGCGACCATCATCCTGATTATCCACCTGATCCTCGCGCTGGCACTGGTCGCGACCGTTCTGCTGCAGCGCTCCGAGGGCGGCGCGCTGGGCATTGGCGGTGGCGGCGACGGCTTCATGTCCGGCCGCGGCGCCGGCAACGCATTGACGCGGGCCACCGCTGTACTGGCGGCGCTGTTCATCACGACGAGCCTGGTGCTCGGCATTCTCGCCTCGCGGGGCGGCTCCGCGGATGGAATTCTCGACCGGATCGCGCCGCCGACGGCGGGTGGCGACGAAACCGTGCCGGACGTGCCGGCGCCGCTTGGCTCGGAATTCCCGGATTTAGAGCAGACGCCGGCCGCAAACCAGCCGGAAACCGCGACGGACGAGGCCCCCGCGGCCCCCGTGCAAGCACCGGAACCGGCTGAACCCGGCGTTCCGCGCGCTCAATAA
- a CDS encoding cold-shock protein codes for MANGTVKWFNSQKGFGFIQPDGGDKDVFVHISAVERAGMSSLNEGQKIGYDLETDQRSGKVSAANLRNA; via the coding sequence ATGGCGAACGGAACAGTTAAGTGGTTCAACTCCCAGAAGGGCTTCGGCTTCATTCAGCCGGACGGCGGCGACAAGGACGTTTTCGTCCACATCTCCGCAGTTGAACGCGCGGGCATGAGCTCGCTCAACGAAGGTCAGAAGATCGGTTACGATCTGGAGACCGACCAGCGCAGCGGCAAGGTCTCGGCCGCCAACCTGCGCAACGCCTGA
- a CDS encoding anti-sigma factor family protein, translating to MTDERPVPERIFTEDMLKAGLHAYADGMLDDDPALRAAVEARLASDPAARQEVEDWQAINAAIRASLPPMHTLPPRLANAFGPGRGRKPRYRVMAAASAMAAMLALGFFTGQHAGDVRGSGPEMAAGLPADVVAAMSEERGLTARPVADAAMAGMDAARAERIGLPRLEMLRAAPDLSGAGFGLKHFSRMAAGDGQPMLRATYVNADGEEVELLVMAMPSREVAPAGDGGRVFWSDGHLAYGLTAAHGAPDLDILAKLAAEPHNWDIALETREAANGPILSSPAASSPGIQPITTPGPPS from the coding sequence ATGACGGATGAGAGACCGGTCCCGGAAAGGATATTCACGGAAGACATGCTGAAGGCGGGACTTCATGCCTATGCCGACGGAATGCTGGACGACGACCCGGCATTGCGGGCAGCGGTGGAAGCGCGCCTCGCCTCCGATCCCGCTGCGCGGCAAGAGGTCGAAGACTGGCAGGCGATCAACGCCGCCATACGCGCATCCCTCCCGCCCATGCACACTCTGCCGCCACGTCTTGCCAACGCTTTCGGACCGGGGAGGGGACGGAAGCCCCGATATCGTGTCATGGCGGCGGCCTCCGCGATGGCGGCGATGCTGGCGCTTGGTTTCTTCACCGGCCAACATGCGGGCGATGTGCGCGGAAGCGGACCGGAAATGGCTGCGGGCCTGCCCGCAGACGTCGTGGCCGCGATGAGCGAGGAGCGGGGCCTCACCGCGCGGCCGGTCGCAGATGCGGCAATGGCCGGCATGGACGCTGCGCGCGCCGAAAGGATTGGTCTGCCGCGCCTCGAAATGCTGCGCGCCGCGCCAGACCTTTCCGGCGCCGGATTTGGCCTGAAACATTTCTCGCGGATGGCGGCCGGAGACGGACAGCCGATGCTGAGGGCGACTTATGTCAACGCTGATGGCGAGGAGGTGGAACTGCTCGTGATGGCGATGCCGAGCCGGGAGGTTGCACCCGCAGGCGATGGCGGCCGGGTCTTCTGGTCTGACGGACACCTCGCCTATGGCCTCACGGCAGCGCATGGCGCGCCTGACCTCGATATACTCGCCAAGCTGGCCGCCGAGCCGCATAACTGGGACATTGCCCTTGAAACCCGCGAAGCGGCCAATGGCCCCATTCTCTCTTCTCCGGCGGCCAGTTCTCCCGGAATTCAGCCGATCACCACTCCCGGCCCGCCTTCATGA
- a CDS encoding RNA polymerase sigma factor gives MDDLGWYVEKEIPHLRRFAKSLCRSAEEGDDLVQDTLERAWSKRHQWRRDGSVRSWLFRILYRLFLNSRRGTKRSPEEIDDETLADPKHAHTTPQEAQLMANEMSRALAALPHEQRAAVVLIALEGASYDEAASMLDIPIGTLRSRLFRGREALRETIDRDAIDREETDTVRPMPARLRRVK, from the coding sequence ATGGACGATCTCGGCTGGTATGTCGAAAAGGAAATCCCGCATCTGCGGCGATTTGCGAAATCGCTCTGCCGCTCGGCGGAAGAGGGCGACGATCTTGTGCAGGACACGCTGGAGCGCGCCTGGAGCAAACGTCATCAATGGCGGCGCGACGGTTCCGTGCGCAGTTGGCTCTTCCGCATTCTCTACCGCCTGTTCCTGAACTCGCGGCGCGGAACGAAACGGAGCCCGGAAGAAATCGACGACGAGACACTGGCGGATCCGAAACATGCGCATACAACGCCGCAGGAAGCGCAGTTGATGGCGAATGAAATGTCGCGGGCGCTGGCGGCACTGCCGCACGAACAACGCGCGGCGGTGGTGCTGATCGCACTCGAAGGCGCAAGTTACGACGAGGCGGCGTCGATGCTCGACATTCCGATCGGCACACTTCGCTCGCGGCTGTTTCGCGGACGTGAAGCATTGCGCGAAACGATCGACCGCGACGCAATCGACCGCGAGGAGACGGATACCGTCCGCCCGATGCCGGCGCGGTTGAGGAGAGTGAAATGA
- a CDS encoding DUF4168 domain-containing protein encodes MRKKPGTARTTVLGAVILGLSATMAAAPAVAMDRMAQAQPQEGAFSDQQLQAYAKSVIEVQQINMSMEQEMQAAQDPADKEAVQKQAYTDLEAVIASNGLSVEEYNAITAQAQSDEATREKVTAYLQQMQGGGNM; translated from the coding sequence ATGCGAAAGAAGCCAGGCACCGCCCGCACGACTGTTCTCGGCGCCGTCATTCTCGGACTGTCGGCGACGATGGCCGCCGCGCCCGCCGTTGCGATGGATCGCATGGCGCAAGCGCAGCCGCAGGAAGGCGCGTTTTCCGATCAGCAGCTCCAGGCTTATGCAAAGTCGGTGATCGAAGTGCAGCAGATCAACATGTCGATGGAGCAGGAGATGCAGGCCGCGCAGGACCCGGCCGACAAGGAGGCCGTGCAGAAGCAGGCCTATACCGACCTTGAAGCCGTCATCGCGTCCAACGGCCTTTCCGTCGAGGAATACAACGCCATCACCGCGCAGGCGCAGAGCGATGAAGCCACACGCGAAAAGGTGACGGCCTATCTCCAGCAGATGCAGGGCGGCGGCAATATGTAA
- a CDS encoding PAS domain-containing protein — translation MSNAATFHSRDCARFFGYWNSLPKRGLVPDRNAFDPVAIRDLMPMIVMIEYNDRQPAVFRYAGSGLTEILGYDPTRRPYLELLKDDAISSFFEASEPMMATPCGGRFGITVQAATGYVLECEALDLPFCNEREGSWIIMALVGVLGVVGMHDEEKVQILEIGAGEWIDIGAGLPRS, via the coding sequence ATGAGTAACGCGGCAACCTTTCATTCGCGCGACTGCGCGCGCTTCTTCGGCTATTGGAACAGTCTTCCCAAGCGCGGCCTTGTCCCGGATCGCAATGCTTTCGATCCCGTCGCGATCCGCGATCTCATGCCGATGATCGTGATGATCGAATATAATGACCGGCAACCGGCGGTGTTTCGCTATGCCGGGTCGGGGCTCACCGAGATACTGGGATACGACCCGACGCGGCGGCCCTATCTGGAGCTGCTGAAGGACGACGCGATCTCTTCCTTTTTCGAAGCGAGCGAGCCGATGATGGCAACGCCTTGCGGCGGCCGCTTCGGCATCACCGTGCAGGCGGCGACCGGCTATGTGCTGGAATGCGAGGCGCTCGACCTGCCGTTCTGCAACGAGCGGGAAGGGAGCTGGATCATCATGGCGCTGGTCGGCGTGCTCGGCGTCGTCGGAATGCATGATGAGGAAAAAGTCCAGATCCTGGAAATCGGCGCGGGCGAGTGGATCGACATAGGGGCGGGGCTGCCCCGTTCGTGA
- the tpiA gene encoding triose-phosphate isomerase yields the protein MARVKALVAGNWKMNGLKASKKELTALAKKLGKEKPGCDVLICPPATLIATLKDAAKGTKIAIGGQDCHAKESGAHTGDVSAEMLKDAGASYVIVGHSERRADHGETDADVKAKAEAAHRAGLVAIVCVGETEAQRDAGETLKIIKGQLKGSLPAGATAKTTVIAYEPVWAIGTGRTPTADDVAKVHAAIRKALDARFGAEGAKMRILYGGSVKPSNAAELMAVPNVNGALVGGASLKAEDFWGIVSAYA from the coding sequence ATGGCACGCGTCAAGGCGCTGGTGGCGGGCAACTGGAAGATGAACGGGCTGAAGGCCTCGAAGAAGGAACTGACCGCGCTCGCGAAAAAGCTCGGCAAGGAAAAGCCTGGCTGCGACGTGCTGATCTGCCCGCCGGCGACATTGATCGCCACGCTGAAGGACGCAGCGAAGGGCACCAAGATCGCCATTGGCGGCCAGGACTGCCATGCGAAGGAGAGCGGCGCCCATACCGGCGATGTGTCGGCGGAGATGCTGAAGGATGCGGGTGCGTCCTATGTCATCGTCGGCCATTCGGAGCGCCGCGCCGATCATGGCGAGACGGACGCGGATGTGAAGGCGAAGGCGGAAGCCGCGCACCGCGCCGGGCTCGTCGCGATCGTGTGTGTGGGCGAGACGGAAGCGCAGCGCGACGCGGGCGAGACGCTGAAAATCATCAAGGGCCAGCTCAAGGGCTCGCTTCCCGCCGGTGCGACGGCGAAGACGACCGTCATCGCCTATGAGCCGGTCTGGGCGATCGGCACCGGCCGCACGCCGACGGCGGACGACGTGGCCAAGGTCCATGCCGCAATCCGCAAGGCGCTCGACGCCCGCTTCGGCGCGGAAGGCGCGAAGATGCGCATTCTCTATGGCGGCTCGGTGAAGCCCTCGAACGCGGCCGAATTGATGGCGGTGCCGAACGTCAACGGCGCGCTGGTCGGCGGCGCGAGCCTCAAGGCGGAGGATTTCTGGGGGATCGTCTCTGCCTACGCCTGA
- a CDS encoding peptidylprolyl isomerase, translating into MLDSLRRNASGWVAKVLIGLLALSFAVWGIADIFTGFGGDTVAEVGDQKIDAATYQVELRNEMNQFSQRLGQPLSLDQARQFGIDRAALSRLISLAALDGAASDLGLAVGDEAVGIDITTDPNLQGPFGRFDRDLFRQSLQQNGISEERFIEQRRRAMSRKQVIEVIQVGVAAPEALIEMVSRFQEETRVAGYVILPQSLVGEIADPDEETVQKFYEAGASAFTLPETRDFSIMVLEPEDVTRTMAVSEEDLQAAYEQRRGEYDVPERRDVHQITFASEEEANEALTKLRGGENVETVVKGLGLTMKDVDLGKVSRDDMLSPELADAAFSLEGTGYSEPVRGPLGWSILHVTGIEPGKPSTYEDVKEELRAAIELELARDQIYDIQNTIEDARAGGEPLADVAKRYNLTVRSIDGITADGKTRNGDTVELPELPDLLNTVYENQQGDQIPPLDSGKDGYYWVEIDAVNPAELQPLDEVRDRVVSIWKQQKRADDLEALATSLVERGNAGESFEKIAAEYGRSVLSTPPLQRYAQNDTFSRTAVTRLFAAPEGGFTFGPVGLGDSLIVMQVKDVRSPQLDANSDKYKETRTTLVDAIQADMLQTFVVGYQQELGVEVNNTLFQQMTATDTGL; encoded by the coding sequence ATGCTCGATTCACTACGGAGAAACGCCTCGGGCTGGGTTGCCAAGGTGCTGATCGGCCTGCTCGCGCTCAGCTTCGCGGTCTGGGGCATCGCGGACATCTTCACCGGCTTCGGCGGCGATACGGTCGCGGAAGTGGGCGACCAGAAGATCGACGCCGCGACCTATCAGGTCGAGCTCCGCAACGAGATGAACCAGTTCTCCCAGCGCCTCGGGCAGCCGCTGTCGCTCGACCAGGCGCGCCAGTTCGGCATCGACCGCGCCGCTCTGTCGCGGCTTATCAGCCTTGCGGCCCTGGACGGCGCGGCAAGCGACCTCGGCCTTGCCGTGGGCGATGAGGCCGTCGGCATCGACATCACGACCGACCCCAACCTGCAGGGCCCCTTCGGCCGCTTCGACCGCGACCTTTTCCGCCAGTCGCTGCAGCAGAACGGCATTTCCGAAGAACGCTTCATCGAGCAGCGCCGCCGCGCCATGTCGCGCAAGCAGGTCATCGAGGTGATCCAGGTCGGCGTCGCCGCGCCGGAAGCACTTATCGAGATGGTGAGCCGCTTCCAGGAAGAGACCCGCGTCGCAGGTTACGTCATCCTGCCGCAATCCCTTGTCGGCGAGATCGCCGATCCGGACGAGGAGACCGTTCAGAAATTCTATGAAGCCGGTGCTTCCGCCTTCACGCTCCCGGAAACGCGCGACTTCAGCATCATGGTCCTCGAGCCCGAGGATGTGACGCGCACGATGGCCGTGTCGGAAGAAGACCTCCAGGCCGCCTATGAGCAGCGCCGGGGCGAGTATGACGTGCCGGAGCGCCGCGACGTTCATCAGATCACCTTCGCCAGCGAAGAAGAGGCCAACGAGGCACTCACGAAGCTGCGCGGCGGCGAGAATGTCGAAACCGTCGTTAAGGGCCTCGGCCTCACCATGAAAGATGTCGATCTCGGCAAGGTCTCTCGCGACGATATGCTGTCGCCCGAACTCGCGGATGCCGCCTTCTCGCTCGAAGGCACCGGCTATAGCGAGCCCGTGCGGGGACCGCTCGGCTGGTCGATCCTGCATGTCACCGGTATCGAGCCCGGCAAGCCCAGCACCTATGAAGACGTGAAGGAAGAGCTGCGTGCGGCAATCGAACTCGAACTGGCGCGCGATCAGATCTACGACATCCAGAACACCATCGAGGACGCCCGCGCCGGCGGCGAGCCGCTCGCCGATGTCGCGAAGCGTTACAACCTTACCGTCCGCTCCATCGACGGCATCACCGCCGACGGAAAGACGCGGAACGGCGATACGGTCGAACTGCCGGAACTGCCGGACCTCCTGAACACGGTCTATGAGAACCAGCAGGGCGACCAGATCCCGCCGCTCGATTCCGGCAAGGACGGCTATTACTGGGTCGAGATCGACGCTGTGAACCCCGCCGAACTGCAGCCGCTCGACGAAGTGCGCGACCGCGTGGTGAGCATCTGGAAGCAGCAGAAGCGAGCTGACGACCTGGAAGCCCTGGCCACCTCGCTCGTGGAGCGTGGCAATGCGGGCGAGAGCTTTGAGAAGATCGCGGCGGAATATGGCCGCAGCGTTCTCTCCACGCCTCCTCTCCAGCGTTACGCGCAGAACGACACCTTCTCGCGGACCGCCGTCACCCGGCTTTTCGCCGCGCCTGAAGGCGGCTTCACCTTCGGCCCGGTCGGCCTCGGTGACAGCCTCATCGTCATGCAGGTCAAGGATGTCCGCTCGCCGCAGCTCGACGCGAACAGCGACAAGTACAAGGAGACGCGGACAACCCTGGTCGATGCGATACAGGCCGACATGCTGCAGACCTTCGTCGTCGGCTACCAGCAGGAGCTCGGCGTCGAGGTCAACAACACGCTGTTCCAACAGATGACGGCGACGGACACCGGCCTATGA